From candidate division KSB1 bacterium, a single genomic window includes:
- a CDS encoding bifunctional 3,4-dihydroxy-2-butanone-4-phosphate synthase/GTP cyclohydrolase II, translated as MGSNGNGEHNFNTIEEAVNSFRKGEIIIVVDDENRENEGDFITSATFITPEKINFMATHGRGLICVPMLEDRLKQLNLKQMVSGISDKICNFTISVDAKNNTTTGISVFDRAETVRVLIDRNTEPKDLLRPGHIFPLIAHEGGVLQRAGHTEATVDLAKLAGIYPAGILCEIMNEDGTMARVPELIQIAKKFQMKIITIKELIAYRKRNEKLINLVASVDFPSRFGHFKLNLFESTVDHSQHLALVKGDINSQEQVLVRLHSQCLTGDLLHSLRCDCGEQLETSLKLINETGNGILLYMCQEGRGIGLTNKIKAYALQDLGKDTVEANEVLGFEADLRDYGISAQILKELGVQKILLLTNNPQKVVGLKEHGFDEVKRRPLEIQPNNNNKRYLTTKRDKLGHLILEDV; from the coding sequence TCGTGAAAATGAAGGAGATTTTATAACCTCAGCAACTTTCATCACGCCGGAAAAAATTAATTTTATGGCTACTCATGGGCGGGGGCTAATTTGTGTGCCCATGTTGGAGGATAGATTAAAACAATTAAATTTAAAGCAAATGGTTAGTGGCATTAGCGATAAAATATGCAATTTTACCATCTCGGTAGATGCAAAAAATAACACTACAACCGGGATCTCAGTATTTGATAGGGCTGAAACGGTTCGAGTCCTAATCGATCGGAATACAGAACCGAAAGATTTATTGCGGCCTGGGCACATTTTCCCATTAATAGCTCATGAGGGGGGTGTGCTGCAACGAGCTGGCCATACGGAAGCTACTGTTGATTTAGCAAAATTAGCCGGAATTTATCCGGCAGGAATCCTTTGTGAAATTATGAACGAAGATGGTACAATGGCCAGGGTTCCGGAGTTGATTCAGATTGCTAAAAAATTTCAAATGAAAATCATAACAATCAAAGAGTTAATAGCCTATCGAAAAAGAAATGAAAAATTAATTAACCTTGTGGCCTCAGTAGATTTTCCTTCGCGTTTTGGTCATTTTAAATTGAATTTGTTTGAAAGCACAGTAGATCATTCACAACACTTAGCATTGGTAAAAGGAGACATCAATTCTCAGGAACAAGTCCTGGTAAGATTACATTCTCAATGTTTGACTGGAGATTTATTGCATTCACTTCGGTGTGATTGTGGTGAACAATTAGAGACTTCCCTCAAACTGATTAATGAAACAGGGAATGGTATTTTACTTTATATGTGCCAGGAAGGAAGAGGAATTGGATTGACCAATAAGATTAAGGCATATGCACTACAGGATTTGGGTAAAGATACCGTGGAAGCAAATGAAGTATTGGGTTTCGAAGCTGATTTAAGGGATTACGGAATTAGCGCTCAGATATTAAAAGAATTGGGAGTTCAAAAAATATTACTTCTAACAAACAATCCACAAAAAGTCGTGGGATTGAAAGAGCATGGTTTTGATGAGGTTAAACGTCGCCCTCTTGAAATCCAGCCAAATAACAATAATAAAAGATACCTGACCACTAAAAGAGATAAGCTGGGTCATCTCATTTTAGAAGATGTTTAG
- a CDS encoding 6,7-dimethyl-8-ribityllumazine synthase — MLQPIEAQLNASGKKFAIVISRFNEFITSKLLEGAKDCIIRHGCNEDEIQTIWVPGSFEIALIAKMLAETKKYDSIICLGAVIRGSTPHFDYVAGEVSKGIASVSLSTNLPVIYGIITADSIEQAIERAGTKMGNKGWDAALTAIEMANLADIIKK; from the coding sequence ATGCTGCAACCTATTGAAGCACAATTAAACGCTAGTGGGAAAAAATTTGCTATTGTAATTTCCCGTTTTAATGAGTTTATTACTAGTAAACTTCTTGAAGGAGCAAAAGATTGTATCATACGTCATGGTTGTAATGAGGATGAAATCCAAACAATTTGGGTGCCGGGTTCTTTCGAAATTGCCCTAATCGCAAAGATGTTGGCGGAAACAAAAAAATATGATTCTATTATCTGTTTAGGCGCAGTGATCCGAGGGTCGACACCTCATTTTGATTATGTTGCCGGAGAAGTATCAAAAGGAATTGCTAGTGTGTCATTATCTACAAATTTACCTGTTATTTATGGTATTATTACGGCAGATTCGATTGAACAAGCAATTGAACGTGCAGGAACAAAAATGGGGAACAAAGGTTGGGATGCTGCATTAACTGCTATTGAAATGGCCAATCTTGCGGATATTATTAAAAAATAA